GCTACATCGAGCCCTTTCTGGGCTCCGGAGCAGTCTTTTTCTCTCTTCTTCCCGAAAAGGCCATTCTCGGAGACATAAACGAAGATCTGATCCTTACCTATGAGGCACTGCGGGAGGACTGGTGCCGTGTCTACGAGCTTCTCAAGGTCCACTACGAAAAACATTCAAAGGAGTATTACACCCGAGTTCGGAGAGAGCGGCCTGAAAGGATCTTTGAGCGGGCCGCATGGTTCCTGTATCTAAACAGTGCCTGTTTCAATGGGCTTTGTCGGTACAACATGCGGGGCGAGTTCAACGCTCCCCATGGGAAAGAGGATCAGGGCTCTTCCGCCCCCGGAATTCTGGGAGGAGGTTTCCTGGGCCCTTCAAGCTGCGGATCTCCGCGTGAGTGATTTTGAGGCCCTGGTAGATCTAGCGGGTGAGGGTGACTTTCTCTTTATAGATCCTCCGTATGCGCTTCGCGAAAAAGTAGGGTTCAAAGACTATGTGCTCAAGGCCTTCGGATGGGAGGATCAGGAGAGGCTCCTCAAGGCTCTATCGCGGGCGCTTGAGCGGGGAGCCGTGATCCTGGGGACGAATGTTTTTCACGAGGGGCTTGTTGAGATGTACCGGGAGGTCTTCGGGGAGAACCTGGCCCTGGTGGAGAGGGTAAGCTGTTTGGCCGCTAAAAAGGAAGGGCGAGGGAAGTATCGGGAGTTCATCTTCTGGGGGAACCTGGAGATCTCGGCCGAGCTGAGGCCCGGGTTACCTCTTGAGGATCTTCCTCGGAATTGCGTTTCGCTTCCGATCTCGGAGGGCAATTTTTCGAAAGATGGTTTTCAAAACACTTCCCCTTCTGAGTCTTCTAGAGAGGGGATAGGTTGGATAGTGACGGAGATCGCCACTTGGCGGTGGCCGTATGTTTCTAAGGAATGCCACCGTGCCGCAGGCTTGGTAGCCGTAATCAAATCCGTTTTCAAAAATTGGTCTCGAGTAAGAGACGGTCCTTTCATGGAGGATCAAGGCTTTACCTGAAGAATGATCCGACTCAGGCATCTTTAAGTTGCAGTAATGTAGGCCTCTTCTTCTCAAAGGCTGGCCGAAAGAGGGATATTGCGAAAAAAATCGCCTGCCAGAGGCCTCTCTGGATCGAGCCCTTTTCTTCTGCGGACTCCCCCAGACCCTTCCCACAGGAAGAGTCTCAGCAGAATCAAAAAAATGATCGAAAATGATGACCGTTCCACGAATTTCTGCCATACTGAGTTTTTTCGAAAATCGTTTTTCAATTTGAGAAGGCGTCGTTTTTCGACAACCGTTGGGCATTTTTAGGACAGACTTGCCGAAAACCTGCTGGCCACCCCAGTAGAGGGAGAACCTGGCTCTGAGATAGCAGGAGATCTACTCTTTGGCGGGAAGGATCGACTCTGCCAGGAAGAACTAATCATTATTGGATCTATATATTCTTCCACGAGACCCCCTCTGAGACCCTTCTGAAAGCTTTCTTAGTCCTTCCGGAAAGATCTTTTCCTCGGATCTTTCTTTAGGTGAGGACACCGAAGGGAAGGACGAAAGGAAATGGATCTTGGTCTGGATCTGGATCTCATGGCGATCTTGGTTGCGCTGGTTCCGTGGTGCTCCTCCTTGTGCGGAGTTTCCGGATATCCGGACCTGCGGTATCCGCTCCTTCAGAGAGGCCCAATAGTGAAAAAAACTTAAAAGCTAGCCCCGAGGAGGGGCCGGCTAGGCCACTCCTCGGGGAGTTCAGGAGGCAGTGGATAATAAGCAGCTGGTTGTTTTAAAATTACTACAGATTTAATCTGACGGTGAGGACTCCCCAAGGGGGCCAAAATTCGGAGCATATCAACCAAAGTATCGGACTTAATTTAAGAATGATAACGCTTTACATAACATTGTGGCTAAAGCTAAAGCATGAGATTTTGAGTACATAGAACCAGCGGATTTTTCTAGAAAATTAAATAACTCTTTAGCCCTCCTGGAGCTTAGACCTTTTCGGATAGCGGAGCGAACAAATTTCTCCCGCTGGAATTCTATCTCCTCCCTAAATTTTCTTCCCAAGATCCGAGCAAACCAATAAGCTTCCTCCAGGGAGTATCCAGTAACCAGATGGGCTATATCCATGTATTGTTCACGGAAAATAAGCACACCGCGTGTTTCTTTCAAAATATGGACTATCTCTGGAAGTAAAGGTCTAGTTTTTCCCTTTGGGGCTTCAATGTATTGGTCCGCTAGCCCGAGCTCGACCGGTGCCGGTCTGAAGAGGGCAATGACCGTGGCTAACTCAATTAAACTTGTAGGGCGAGCTTCAAGAATAAACTCCCGGAATTCATTCGAATACTCAGGTTCTAATACTTCTAGGACCTTACTTTCGGCAAGATATTTCCATGGTTCGCCTTTTTTGAGAGAGTTCCAATTTTGGTCCCACCCTTCACGGCTCTCTAGATAGTCTAGCAGAGAAAAACTTTTAATTTCGACTGGAAGCTTTTTTTCTACGATCTGGCTTTTTAGCCAGATACTGCCTTTGCTCGAGAGAACTAAAGTAATAACGGGCTGCTCCCGGCAAGCGAAACACTCGAAATGGAGTCCGTACTCTAAGGGATCAATAGCTGTTATTTCGTAATAATAGGCCAAAAAAGACGAGGGCATAACATCAAATCCCGGCCCCACCACAAAACCCTTTTTCCGGGCCTCTTTTACCCATCTAGCGGCTTCCATAAAAACATGCTCAAGGTTTAATTTTGCGATCATACGAAGTTCTTTTTGAAGTCTGGCAGTTATATAATCCCTCATTCGGTCTTACTGAGAAAGTCTTCCAAGTCTCTTTCGATTTTTTGAGCGAGGCTCTGAGGAGCTATTACCTTGAAATAAGGTATCCAGCGATAAAGCCAGTGTTTGAATCCTTCCAGTCCCCGGATCATAAAGCGCACCTCAAGCCATCCGTTCCCAAGTTCCCGGCACGACTGATCTTTCACCCATTTGCGGCGCAAAAAATATTGCCTTACTTCAGGGGCGAAATGTACGATCACCTCCTGCGGACACTCATCTACGTAAGGCCCGAAGGTTTCCTGAATCTCTTCAACCGAAGGAAGTTCTTTTCGAGGAACAAAGTAGCGATCCGTGAGCTGCCAGGTACGGATCTTGTCGAGGGCAAAGGTTCGCTGTCCTTCTTTGGTGCGGCACCAGGCATGTACATACCAGAATTCCCCGGTGAAAAACACGAAGTATGGCTCGATTTCTCGTTCCTCCGGTGTCTCTCCAGGCTCCCGCTCATACTCGATTTTCACCACCCGGTGCTCCCGGATGGCGGAAGACAAGTCCTTTAGGAGATCCAGTAGATGGGGCGGGTCACAGAGGCCCTGAACTCCGAAGACCTCGGTGAAATGCGAGAATCTTTCCCTGGGGGAGGCCGTTATTTTGTTCTCTATTTGATTTAGCGCGCGGGCCGCCGCCTCCCCCAGCAGAGGTTCGAGGAACCTCCGGGCGAGTGCCAGCACCAGGGCCTCTTCGGTCTCAAGAAGAGCCCGGCGCAGGCTGAAGTTCGAGGTAAAGGCGTAAGTGCCGCGCTCCTTGTCGTAGTAGATGGGAAAGCCGGCCTCCATGAGGGAATTTAGGTAGCGGTAAACCGTGCGTTCGCTTACCTCAAGCTCCTGCGCCAGCTCCGGCACCCTCACCCGCTCCCGCCGATCAAGCTTGTTCAGTATGTAGAGCAGCCGATCGAATTTGTTCATGGCCTCATAATAATCTTCTTGATCTGACACCATTATGTCATGCGCACAAGGGGTTTTCCTCCGTTCTCACCAAAGGCCAGGAGCAATCCCTCTTTTTCCGCCGCTTCCGTCAATCTACTATCGAAGGCCCCGAACCATATTTCCTCTCTGCTCATTTTTAGAAACAGTGCTGAAGCCAGATGTATTCCGTCGAAGCCTCTCAATCCATGCTTCAGAATCAAGTCCCTGGCCGTTTCCAAGACCAAATCGCTCACCCTCACCAAAGTGTAACCTCCACCTCGCCAGTCATTTTCGAATTTACGGATTGCCTCCTTGAAGCCCTCTTCCGTAATCCTTCTCTCCACCCGAAAAGCCCTCCTGAAAGCCGAATAGGCCTCGGTATAAGCCACGACGCTGGTCGCTATTTCCTGCGCCCGCCCTCTGTACGCCCTTACCATATCGCTCCCCGGCTCCTTGATATAAAGCTTTACCAGTGCTGAAGTGTCCAGATAAAGAATCATCTCCTATCCTCTATAACCATTTCAGAGACCAGTTTTCCTTCTCCCTGGAGTTCTACCTCTGCGCCCTCGGGCTTGCCTCTAGCCCTAAGAATCTCCCCTTCTGTTTCTTTCAAGAGATCCTCCATGAGTTTCAACCGGATCAGAGTCCTATACCCTATGCCCAGCTTGGCCGCCTTCTTCTTGTAATGCTCTATAAGAACCTCTGGAAGAAGAAGAGTGATCTGTTTCAACTCCTGTTTCCTTATCTTGTGGGGCTGCATCTCGCTCCTCCAAACTCATTTTTTATCTAAAGAATAACCAATTTTAGATCTTTAAACAATGTTTTATAGATCTTTTTCCGGTTCGATCCAGATCTTGAAATTTACTGACATAAGGGTGTCACTATCCCTTTCCATAATTAAAGATGCGGAAAATTACAAAAGCACGGAGGTGATAACCTTGGAGGAAATTTTTTTAGAGAACGGGCTTGTGGCCTACTGGATCGCCAAGTTATCTATTATTTGTAGGCCGCGTATTGAATTAAGACTTAGAGAAATTTTTGAAGCTTTTGATTATCATAGTCAAAATTGGGTAAATCTCCTATTATCGT
The window above is part of the Thermosulfurimonas sp. F29 genome. Proteins encoded here:
- a CDS encoding Dam family site-specific DNA-(adenine-N6)-methyltransferase — its product is MKPFLRWVGGKRWLTVRYGDMFPREFNRYIEPFLGSGAVFFSLLPEKAILGDINEDLILTYEALREDWCRVYELLKVHYEKHSKEYYTRVRRERPERIFERAAWFLYLNSACFNGLCRYNMRGEFNAPHGKEDQGSSAPGILGGGFLGPSSCGSPRE
- a CDS encoding DNA adenine methylase translates to MGKRIRALPPPEFWEEVSWALQAADLRVSDFEALVDLAGEGDFLFIDPPYALREKVGFKDYVLKAFGWEDQERLLKALSRALERGAVILGTNVFHEGLVEMYREVFGENLALVERVSCLAAKKEGRGKYREFIFWGNLEISAELRPGLPLEDLPRNCVSLPISEGNFSKDGFQNTSPSESSREGIGWIVTEIATWRWPYVSKECHRAAGLVAVIKSVFKNWSRVRDGPFMEDQGFT
- a CDS encoding YafY family protein; translation: MNKFDRLLYILNKLDRRERVRVPELAQELEVSERTVYRYLNSLMEAGFPIYYDKERGTYAFTSNFSLRRALLETEEALVLALARRFLEPLLGEAAARALNQIENKITASPRERFSHFTEVFGVQGLCDPPHLLDLLKDLSSAIREHRVVKIEYEREPGETPEEREIEPYFVFFTGEFWYVHAWCRTKEGQRTFALDKIRTWQLTDRYFVPRKELPSVEEIQETFGPYVDECPQEVIVHFAPEVRQYFLRRKWVKDQSCRELGNGWLEVRFMIRGLEGFKHWLYRWIPYFKVIAPQSLAQKIERDLEDFLSKTE
- a CDS encoding type II toxin-antitoxin system VapC family toxin — protein: MILYLDTSALVKLYIKEPGSDMVRAYRGRAQEIATSVVAYTEAYSAFRRAFRVERRITEEGFKEAIRKFENDWRGGGYTLVRVSDLVLETARDLILKHGLRGFDGIHLASALFLKMSREEIWFGAFDSRLTEAAEKEGLLLAFGENGGKPLVRMT
- a CDS encoding BrnA antitoxin family protein, translated to MQPHKIRKQELKQITLLLPEVLIEHYKKKAAKLGIGYRTLIRLKLMEDLLKETEGEILRARGKPEGAEVELQGEGKLVSEMVIEDRR